Proteins encoded within one genomic window of Amycolatopsis sp. 2-15:
- a CDS encoding winged helix-turn-helix transcriptional regulator: MSQGNTAVTEQVSAIDPEKLEACTLLEVLNRISGKWAIGILLGASQGPVRFTELERSVAGISRRMLTLTLRNLERDGLLERTVYPTVPPRVEYEATPMARELYGTLSGLVDWAQRHREGIAVAREAYDAQ; the protein is encoded by the coding sequence ATGTCCCAGGGGAACACCGCTGTGACCGAGCAGGTCAGCGCGATCGACCCGGAGAAACTCGAGGCGTGCACGCTGCTCGAGGTGCTCAACCGGATCAGCGGCAAGTGGGCGATCGGCATCCTGCTGGGGGCTTCACAGGGCCCGGTGCGGTTCACAGAGCTGGAACGCTCGGTGGCGGGGATCAGCCGCCGGATGCTCACGCTCACCCTGCGCAACCTCGAACGCGACGGGCTGCTGGAGCGCACCGTCTACCCGACCGTGCCGCCGCGCGTCGAGTACGAGGCGACGCCGATGGCGCGTGAGCTCTACGGCACGTTGTCGGGGCTCGTCGACTGGGCACAGCGCCACCGCGAGGGGATCGCCGTGGCGCGCGAAGCGTACGACGCACAGTAG
- a CDS encoding SRPBCC family protein has product MAGAEYRFSSTWWLPAAPARRVFDAVVDLEAYPRWWPDVRSVRRLGDETAEVVCRSRLPYRLVIAMHREEEDPVTGHVRVGLSGDLEGFLAGALHPVGQGTRLEITQHVQARKPLLRKLDTVARPFFRANHAWMMRRGHLGLAAYLA; this is encoded by the coding sequence GTGGCGGGCGCGGAGTACCGGTTCTCCAGCACCTGGTGGCTCCCGGCCGCCCCGGCCCGCCGGGTCTTCGACGCCGTCGTGGACCTCGAGGCGTACCCGCGGTGGTGGCCCGACGTGCGCTCCGTGCGCCGCCTCGGCGACGAGACCGCCGAGGTCGTCTGCCGCTCGCGCCTGCCCTACCGCCTGGTGATCGCGATGCACCGCGAGGAAGAGGATCCCGTGACGGGCCACGTCCGCGTGGGACTGAGCGGTGATCTCGAAGGCTTCCTCGCCGGCGCGCTGCACCCCGTCGGCCAGGGCACGCGGCTGGAGATCACGCAGCATGTCCAGGCCCGCAAACCGTTGCTGCGCAAGCTGGACACGGTGGCCCGGCCGTTCTTCCGCGCCAACCACGCGTGGATGATGCGCCGGGGCCACCTCGGCCTGGCCGCCTACCTGGCCTGA
- a CDS encoding sigma-70 family RNA polymerase sigma factor, giving the protein MAIGRGRPKRAAAERLVEQLHAEHGRSLLAYATRLTGDRAAAEDVVQETLVRAWKHADDLTGDRRGSVRGWLLTVVRNLVTDRARARASRPPEVAEGPETLAAPVARDHAQGVVDSMTVLGALEALSQEHRDVLVEIYYRGRSVAEAAEMLGVAPGTVKSRSYYALRALRAAMVSGGTEAVR; this is encoded by the coding sequence GTGGCGATCGGACGCGGGCGGCCGAAACGGGCCGCCGCCGAGCGGCTCGTGGAGCAGCTCCACGCGGAACACGGCCGGAGCCTGCTGGCTTACGCGACCAGGCTCACGGGCGACCGCGCGGCCGCCGAGGACGTGGTCCAGGAGACGCTCGTGCGTGCCTGGAAGCACGCCGACGACCTGACCGGCGACCGCCGGGGCTCCGTGCGCGGCTGGCTGCTCACCGTGGTGCGCAACCTCGTCACGGACCGGGCGCGGGCCCGTGCTTCGCGGCCGCCGGAGGTCGCCGAGGGCCCGGAGACGCTCGCGGCGCCGGTGGCACGCGACCACGCCCAGGGGGTGGTCGACTCGATGACGGTGCTGGGAGCCCTCGAAGCGTTGTCGCAAGAGCATCGCGACGTGCTCGTGGAGATCTACTATCGAGGGAGATCGGTGGCGGAGGCAGCCGAGATGCTGGGGGTCGCTCCCGGCACCGTGAAATCCCGGTCCTACTACGCGCTGCGCGCCCTGCGCGCGGCGATGGTGAGCGGCGGAACGGAGGCAGTGAGATGA
- a CDS encoding MFS transporter encodes MPEVRRRAVALVVLCAASLMVVLDGSIVAVALPSMQAELGFTSAGLAWVVNAYLVAFGGLLLLSGRLGDLLGRRRVFLAGLVVFTASSLVAGLSTDAAVLVTARFVQGVGGALASAVVLGMIVTMYPEPRAQARAIGVFSFTQASGASIGLIAGGALTQALDWHWTFYVNLPIGVAALVLAPLVVDADRGRGLRTGIDALGAVLVTGGVMLLVYGIVETGAALPLGGAVFLLAAFVVRQARARTPLLPLGLFRVRAVSGANVTMVFMVAGMMGFQFVTALYLQKVLGLDALATGLAFLPAPVMIAVFSLGISAKLSARFTPGAVLLGGLVVVTIAFALLTTVPTDGSYFLHVFPALVLMGSGAGAAIPAVMGLAMSGTDPADAGVASGLITTTQQVGAAIGTAVLATAAAARTAGLASEGARAALASGYRLAYGLSAGFVLLAAVAAALVLVRRPRPVAEPELCVAGQAR; translated from the coding sequence ATGCCGGAAGTCCGTCGCCGGGCCGTCGCCCTGGTGGTGCTGTGCGCGGCCTCGCTCATGGTGGTGCTCGACGGGAGCATCGTCGCCGTGGCGCTGCCCTCGATGCAGGCCGAGCTCGGCTTCACGTCCGCCGGGCTGGCCTGGGTCGTCAACGCCTACCTCGTCGCGTTCGGCGGGCTGCTCCTGCTCTCCGGCCGGCTCGGCGACCTGCTGGGCCGGCGGCGGGTGTTCCTCGCCGGGCTCGTGGTCTTCACCGCGTCCTCGCTCGTGGCTGGGCTCTCGACCGACGCGGCTGTGCTGGTGACCGCCCGGTTCGTGCAGGGTGTCGGCGGCGCGCTCGCGTCGGCCGTGGTGCTGGGCATGATCGTGACGATGTACCCCGAGCCCCGTGCGCAAGCGCGGGCGATCGGCGTCTTCAGCTTCACGCAGGCCTCGGGCGCGTCGATCGGACTCATCGCCGGCGGCGCGCTCACCCAGGCGCTCGACTGGCACTGGACCTTCTACGTCAACCTGCCGATCGGCGTCGCGGCACTGGTGCTGGCTCCGCTGGTCGTGGACGCGGACCGAGGCCGGGGGCTGCGCACGGGAATCGACGCGCTGGGCGCCGTGCTCGTGACAGGCGGCGTGATGCTGCTGGTGTACGGGATCGTCGAGACCGGCGCCGCGCTTCCGTTGGGCGGCGCGGTTTTCCTGCTCGCCGCGTTCGTCGTGCGACAGGCCCGAGCACGGACTCCGTTGCTGCCGCTGGGGTTGTTCCGCGTGCGCGCGGTCAGCGGCGCCAACGTCACGATGGTGTTCATGGTCGCCGGCATGATGGGCTTCCAGTTCGTGACGGCGCTGTATCTGCAGAAGGTGCTCGGGCTCGACGCGCTCGCCACCGGGCTCGCGTTCCTGCCGGCGCCGGTGATGATCGCGGTGTTCTCACTGGGGATCTCGGCGAAGCTCAGCGCGCGCTTCACGCCGGGCGCGGTGCTCCTGGGCGGGCTCGTGGTGGTCACGATCGCCTTCGCATTGCTCACCACCGTGCCCACGGACGGCAGCTACTTCCTGCACGTGTTCCCGGCGCTGGTGCTCATGGGTTCCGGTGCGGGCGCGGCCATCCCGGCCGTGATGGGGCTGGCGATGTCCGGGACGGACCCGGCCGACGCGGGGGTGGCGTCGGGCCTGATCACCACCACGCAGCAGGTCGGCGCGGCCATCGGCACCGCGGTGCTCGCGACGGCCGCGGCGGCGCGCACGGCCGGGCTGGCGTCGGAGGGGGCGCGCGCCGCACTCGCTTCGGGTTACCGGCTCGCGTACGGGCTGAGCGCGGGCTTCGTGCTCCTCGCCGCGGTGGCGGCCGCACTCGTTCTGGTGCGCCGCCCGCGCCCGGTCGCGGAGCCCGAGCTGTGCGTGGCGGGTCAGGCCAGGTAG
- a CDS encoding fibronectin type III domain-containing protein, with the protein MLVKTRLALGALAVLFTAGCSAAPAAAPAPPAHGLTATLTTPTDIDLRWPAGDPAAAGHLLEYANSAGGPWTALQYFPRSRTTYRHPDLIPETPFFYRVRDFFGPVSAVVQPGSVVPPGRATPPAAAVPARTPGDAAAPGDVTVVPAEDSSVHFTWADRSIDEAGFLVEIRKPGVAGFVPVEITGPNTTTCALSLLPDEQGSTFRVRALYYGPLSPVVNRTTGKD; encoded by the coding sequence GTGCTCGTGAAGACCCGCCTCGCGCTCGGGGCGCTGGCTGTCCTCTTCACCGCCGGCTGTTCCGCGGCCCCGGCCGCCGCGCCGGCGCCACCCGCCCACGGCCTCACGGCGACGCTCACGACCCCGACGGACATCGACCTGCGCTGGCCCGCGGGCGACCCCGCCGCGGCCGGGCACCTGCTCGAATACGCGAACTCCGCGGGCGGCCCGTGGACGGCATTGCAGTACTTCCCGCGCTCGCGGACTACGTACCGGCACCCGGACCTGATCCCGGAGACGCCGTTCTTCTACCGCGTACGAGACTTCTTCGGTCCCGTGTCGGCGGTCGTGCAGCCCGGCTCCGTTGTGCCGCCCGGACGCGCTACTCCCCCGGCCGCGGCCGTGCCGGCGCGGACGCCGGGGGACGCCGCCGCTCCGGGCGACGTGACCGTGGTCCCGGCCGAGGACTCGTCCGTGCACTTCACCTGGGCGGACCGCTCGATCGACGAGGCCGGGTTCCTGGTGGAGATCCGCAAGCCGGGGGTGGCGGGCTTCGTCCCGGTCGAGATCACCGGCCCGAACACCACGACCTGCGCACTGTCACTCCTGCCCGACGAGCAGGGCTCCACCTTCCGCGTGCGCGCGCTCTACTACGGACCGCTCTCACCGGTGGTCAACCGCACGACCGGCAAGGACTGA
- a CDS encoding anti-sigma factor family protein has translation MSAVEQEHAQLGAYVLGALDPAEAVEFERHLTTCAQCRFELKDFGALREALDEVPPEAFLDGPPEGGDLLLQRTLRRIRAEEEQARPAESTAAPSRTGSRRGLAIAAAAVVAAVALGGGVFIGRQTAPEPAQQVAVPGTRDVAATNGATGASLAASVIPAAGWVKVHVAVKGIPAGEKCKLVVTDKTGAKWDAGSWLVSEKWSTQGFGLDGSALVAPADVASVGIVTLDGRDLVSARV, from the coding sequence ATGAGCGCGGTCGAGCAGGAGCACGCGCAGCTCGGCGCCTACGTCCTCGGCGCGCTGGACCCGGCAGAGGCGGTCGAGTTCGAACGCCACCTGACCACGTGCGCGCAGTGCCGCTTCGAGCTCAAGGACTTCGGCGCCCTGCGCGAGGCGCTCGACGAGGTGCCGCCCGAGGCGTTCCTCGACGGCCCGCCCGAGGGCGGCGACCTGTTGCTGCAGCGCACGCTGCGCCGGATCCGGGCCGAGGAGGAGCAGGCCCGCCCCGCCGAATCCACCGCGGCACCGAGCCGCACCGGCTCGCGCCGGGGCCTCGCGATCGCGGCCGCGGCGGTCGTCGCCGCGGTGGCGCTCGGCGGCGGGGTCTTCATCGGCCGTCAGACGGCGCCCGAACCCGCTCAGCAGGTGGCCGTGCCCGGCACCCGCGACGTGGCCGCCACCAATGGGGCGACGGGCGCGAGCCTCGCCGCGTCGGTGATCCCGGCGGCCGGCTGGGTCAAGGTCCACGTGGCCGTGAAGGGCATCCCCGCGGGTGAGAAGTGCAAGCTCGTGGTCACGGACAAGACCGGCGCGAAGTGGGACGCCGGCAGCTGGCTCGTGTCGGAGAAATGGAGCACGCAGGGCTTCGGCCTCGACGGTTCGGCGCTCGTCGCGCCGGCCGACGTCGCCTCGGTCGGCATCGTCACCCTCGACGGCCGGGACCTGGTCTCGGCGCGGGTGTAG
- a CDS encoding IS110 family transposase translates to MSSSFGVFLGLDVGKGGHHAVGLDPDGKRLHDGPLPNTEPKLRALFAKLAQHGTLLVVVDQPATIGALPVAVARAAGHQVAYLPGLAMRRIADLYPGRAKTDARDAFVIADAARSLPHTLRPVDVGDDALAELDVLVGFDDDLAGEATRIANRIRGLLTGIHPALERAIGPRISHPAVLELLSRCGGPAGIAKAGRRKLAAIAKVHAPRMGDALVDAIMTALDEQPVTVPGTAAADTVLPRLADSLKTVLQQRKAVAEQVEGILDAHPLAGVLISMPGIGVRTAARILLEIGDASNFKSSGHLAAYAGIAPVTRSSGSSIKGEHPARTGNRKLKRAFFLAAFAALADPTSRTYYDRKRAEGKKHNAALICLARRRCDVLYAMLRNGTHYRHPEPAPTTTAA, encoded by the coding sequence ATGAGCAGCAGTTTCGGGGTGTTCCTCGGCCTGGATGTCGGCAAAGGTGGCCACCACGCGGTCGGCCTGGACCCGGACGGGAAGCGGCTGCATGACGGGCCGCTGCCCAACACCGAACCGAAGCTGCGGGCGCTGTTCGCCAAGCTCGCCCAGCACGGAACGCTGCTGGTCGTGGTGGACCAGCCGGCCACGATCGGGGCGCTGCCGGTCGCGGTCGCACGCGCGGCAGGGCATCAGGTGGCCTACCTGCCCGGACTGGCGATGCGCCGCATTGCCGATCTCTACCCGGGCCGGGCGAAGACCGATGCCCGGGACGCGTTCGTCATCGCCGATGCTGCCCGCTCGCTGCCGCACACGCTGCGGCCGGTCGACGTCGGCGACGACGCCTTGGCCGAGCTGGATGTGCTGGTCGGGTTCGATGACGACCTGGCCGGCGAGGCCACCCGCATCGCCAACCGGATCCGTGGTCTGCTCACCGGTATCCACCCCGCCCTCGAACGCGCCATCGGACCACGGATCAGCCACCCGGCCGTTCTGGAACTCCTCTCCCGCTGCGGCGGACCGGCCGGCATCGCCAAAGCGGGCCGCCGCAAACTCGCCGCGATCGCCAAAGTCCACGCACCCCGCATGGGCGACGCACTCGTCGACGCAATCATGACCGCTCTCGACGAGCAACCCGTCACCGTTCCAGGCACCGCAGCCGCAGACACCGTGCTGCCCCGGCTCGCGGACAGCCTGAAAACCGTGCTTCAGCAACGCAAAGCCGTCGCCGAGCAGGTCGAGGGGATACTCGATGCGCACCCTCTTGCCGGGGTCCTGATCTCGATGCCCGGCATCGGGGTCAGGACCGCAGCCCGCATCCTGCTGGAGATCGGTGACGCCTCGAACTTCAAGTCCTCCGGGCACTTGGCCGCCTACGCGGGCATCGCCCCTGTCACCCGCAGTTCTGGGTCTTCGATCAAGGGCGAACATCCCGCGCGAACCGGCAACCGCAAGCTCAAACGCGCCTTTTTCCTCGCCGCGTTCGCCGCCCTGGCAGACCCGACCAGCAGGACCTACTACGACCGCAAACGCGCCGAGGGCAAGAAACACAACGCAGCACTCATCTGCCTGGCCCGCCGCCGCTGCGACGTCCTCTACGCCATGCTGCGCAACGGCACCCACTACCGCCACCCCGAACCCGCTCCCACCACAACCGCGGCTTGA
- a CDS encoding acyltransferase family protein codes for MMWLVWVLMVVPAVVRCGVFDPRRTPIRVLNVFRGPGPRRYLSAPWSRCRNRPKSRPRSLLVAACIVVRDLHVFPFHRAMPQDPARWPSTIGFAVLLLVICLAARGSDWWFPGLARVAPALTWLAGISYGLYLVHQEMGYVLARALLDIGVPGRLRLPAVAAGAVLAGWALTAWVERPLHRRLTARRAGKPAQEPAKVQVEESEPVSVGGAS; via the coding sequence ATGATGTGGCTCGTGTGGGTGTTGATGGTCGTACCGGCGGTGGTCCGGTGCGGGGTTTTCGACCCGCGCCGCACGCCGATCCGGGTCCTCAACGTCTTCCGCGGGCCGGGCCCGCGCAGGTACCTGTCCGCGCCGTGGTCGCGGTGCCGGAACCGGCCGAAGTCCCGGCCCCGAAGCCTGCTCGTCGCGGCCTGTATCGTGGTACGGGACCTGCACGTCTTCCCGTTTCACCGGGCGATGCCCCAGGACCCCGCGCGCTGGCCCTCCACGATCGGCTTCGCCGTGCTGCTGCTGGTGATCTGCCTCGCGGCACGCGGCTCCGACTGGTGGTTCCCGGGCCTCGCGCGGGTCGCCCCGGCGCTCACCTGGCTCGCCGGGATCTCGTATGGTCTCTACCTGGTGCACCAGGAAATGGGTTACGTCCTGGCGCGCGCTCTGCTGGACATCGGTGTCCCCGGCCGGCTGCGGCTCCCCGCGGTGGCGGCCGGCGCCGTGCTGGCCGGCTGGGCGCTCACCGCGTGGGTGGAACGGCCGCTGCACCGGCGCCTGACCGCCCGGCGGGCGGGCAAACCCGCCCAGGAACCCGCAAAAGTCCAGGTCGAAGAGTCGGAGCCCGTTTCTGTCGGTGGTGCGTCCTAG
- the uvrA gene encoding excinuclease ABC subunit UvrA translates to MADRLVVRGAREHNLRGVDLDLPRDSLIVFTGLSGSGKSSLAFDTIFAEGQRRYVESLSAYARQFLGQMDKPDVDFIEGLSPAVSIDQKSTSRNPRSTVGTITEVYDYLRLLYARAGKAHCPKCGELISKQTPQQIVDQVLDMDEGTRFQVLAPVVRGRKGEYLDLFQNLQQQGYARVVVDGKVHPLTDPPKLKKQEKHQIGVVIDRLSVKTSSRQRLTDSVETALRLADGLVELEFVDLPENDPQRVRGFSENLACPNGHPLAIEDLEPRSFSFNSPYGACPVCTGIGIRKEVDPELVVPDDELSLGEGAIAPWAGGQSADYFIRLLESLSEAIGFRMDTPWRQLPAKVQKAVLHGVDEQVHVRYRNRYGRQRSYYANFEGVIPFLERRQEQTESEYMRERYEGYMREVPCPTCQGTRLKPEILAVTLEHATQGERSIAEVCALSIDEASKFLDELVLGQRESMIAGAVLKEIQARLRFLLDVGLTYLSLDRASGTLSGGEAQRIRLATQIGSGLVGVLYVLDEPSIGLHQRDNHRLIETLTRLRDLGNTLIVVEHDEDTIRASDWVVDIGPGAGEHGGHIVHSGPYKKMLKSKESLTGAYLSGRRSIEVPAIRRPVDKKRQLTVVGAREHNLRGIDVSFPLGCLVSVTGVSGSGKSTLVNDILAQVLANKLNGARQVPGRHTRVNGLNTVDKLVRVDQSPIGRTPRSNPATYTGVWDHVRKLFAATAEAKVRGYQQGRFSFNVKGGRCEACAGDGTIKIEMNFLPDVYVPCEVCKGARYNRETLEVHYKGKTVSDVLDMPIEEAAEFFEPIKAIHRHLQTLVDVGLGYVRLGQPAPTLSGGEAQRVKLASELQKRSTGKTVYILDEPTTGLHFEDISKLIGVINGLVDKGNTVIVIEHNLDVIKTSDWVIDMGPEGGSGGGMVVAEGTPEHIAAVPESYTGEFLGQVLNPA, encoded by the coding sequence GTGGCTGATCGCCTCGTTGTTCGCGGGGCCCGCGAGCACAACCTCCGCGGTGTCGACCTCGATCTGCCCCGCGACAGCCTGATCGTGTTCACGGGCCTGTCCGGGTCGGGCAAGTCGAGTCTCGCTTTCGACACCATCTTCGCCGAGGGGCAGCGCCGTTACGTCGAGTCGCTCTCGGCCTACGCGCGGCAGTTCCTCGGGCAGATGGACAAGCCCGACGTCGACTTCATCGAGGGCCTCTCGCCCGCGGTGTCGATCGACCAGAAGTCCACCTCGCGCAACCCGCGCTCCACGGTGGGCACGATCACCGAGGTCTACGACTACCTGCGGCTGCTCTACGCCCGCGCGGGCAAGGCGCACTGCCCCAAGTGCGGTGAGCTGATCAGCAAGCAGACGCCGCAGCAGATCGTGGACCAGGTGCTCGACATGGACGAGGGCACGCGCTTCCAGGTGCTCGCGCCGGTCGTGCGCGGGCGCAAGGGCGAGTACCTCGACCTGTTCCAGAACCTGCAGCAGCAGGGCTACGCGCGCGTGGTCGTCGACGGGAAGGTGCACCCGCTCACCGACCCGCCGAAGCTGAAGAAGCAGGAGAAGCACCAGATCGGCGTGGTCATCGACCGCCTGAGCGTGAAGACGAGCTCGCGCCAGCGGCTCACCGACTCGGTCGAGACGGCGCTGCGGCTGGCCGACGGGCTGGTCGAGCTGGAGTTCGTCGACCTGCCGGAGAACGACCCGCAGCGCGTGCGCGGGTTCTCCGAGAACCTGGCGTGCCCCAATGGGCACCCGCTCGCGATCGAGGACCTCGAGCCGCGGTCGTTCTCGTTCAACTCGCCCTACGGCGCGTGCCCCGTGTGCACCGGCATCGGCATCCGCAAGGAGGTCGACCCGGAGCTGGTGGTCCCGGACGACGAGCTGTCGCTGGGCGAGGGCGCCATCGCGCCGTGGGCGGGCGGGCAGAGCGCCGACTACTTCATCCGGCTGCTCGAGTCGCTGTCGGAGGCCATCGGGTTCCGCATGGACACGCCGTGGCGCCAGCTGCCGGCGAAGGTCCAGAAGGCGGTGCTGCACGGCGTCGACGAGCAGGTCCACGTGCGCTACCGCAACCGCTACGGCCGGCAGCGCTCGTACTACGCCAACTTCGAGGGCGTGATCCCGTTCCTCGAGCGGCGCCAGGAGCAGACCGAGTCCGAGTACATGCGCGAGCGGTACGAGGGCTACATGCGCGAGGTGCCGTGCCCCACCTGCCAGGGCACGCGGCTCAAGCCCGAGATCCTCGCGGTCACCCTGGAGCACGCGACGCAGGGTGAGCGTTCGATCGCCGAGGTCTGCGCCCTGTCGATCGACGAGGCGTCGAAGTTCCTCGACGAGCTGGTGCTCGGGCAGCGCGAGTCGATGATCGCCGGCGCGGTGCTCAAGGAGATCCAGGCGCGCCTGCGCTTCCTGCTCGACGTCGGCCTCACCTACCTTTCGCTCGACCGCGCGTCGGGCACCCTGTCGGGCGGCGAGGCGCAGCGCATCCGGCTGGCTACGCAGATCGGCTCGGGCCTGGTGGGTGTGCTCTACGTGCTCGACGAGCCGTCGATCGGCCTGCACCAGCGCGACAACCACCGCCTGATCGAGACTCTCACTCGCCTGCGTGACCTCGGCAACACGCTGATCGTGGTGGAGCACGACGAGGACACGATCCGGGCGAGCGACTGGGTCGTCGACATCGGCCCGGGTGCGGGCGAGCACGGCGGGCACATCGTCCACAGTGGACCGTACAAGAAGATGCTGAAGAGCAAGGAGTCGCTCACCGGCGCCTACCTGTCGGGCCGTCGCTCGATCGAGGTGCCGGCGATCCGGCGCCCGGTCGACAAGAAGCGGCAGCTCACGGTCGTGGGCGCGCGCGAGCACAACCTGCGCGGCATCGACGTGTCGTTCCCGCTCGGCTGCCTCGTGTCCGTCACGGGGGTGTCCGGCTCGGGCAAGTCGACGCTCGTCAACGACATCCTCGCCCAGGTGCTCGCCAACAAGCTCAACGGTGCGCGCCAGGTGCCGGGCCGCCACACGCGGGTCAACGGGCTGAACACGGTCGACAAGCTGGTGCGCGTGGACCAGTCGCCGATCGGCCGCACCCCGCGGTCCAACCCGGCGACCTACACCGGTGTGTGGGACCACGTGCGCAAGCTGTTCGCGGCCACCGCCGAGGCCAAGGTGCGCGGCTACCAGCAGGGCCGGTTCTCGTTCAACGTCAAGGGCGGCCGCTGCGAGGCGTGCGCCGGTGACGGCACGATCAAGATCGAGATGAACTTCCTGCCCGACGTCTACGTGCCCTGCGAGGTCTGCAAGGGCGCCCGCTACAACCGCGAGACGCTCGAGGTGCACTACAAGGGCAAGACGGTGTCCGACGTGCTGGACATGCCGATCGAGGAGGCGGCCGAGTTCTTCGAGCCGATCAAGGCGATCCACCGGCACCTGCAGACGCTCGTCGACGTCGGCCTCGGCTACGTGCGCCTCGGCCAGCCCGCGCCGACCCTCTCGGGTGGTGAGGCGCAGCGCGTGAAGCTCGCGAGCGAGTTGCAGAAGCGCTCCACGGGCAAGACGGTCTACATCCTCGACGAGCCGACCACGGGCCTGCACTTCGAGGACATCAGCAAGCTGATCGGCGTGATCAACGGGCTGGTCGACAAGGGCAACACGGTGATCGTGATCGAGCACAACCTCGACGTGATCAAGACGTCCGACTGGGTCATCGACATGGGCCCGGAGGGTGGTTCCGGCGGTGGCATGGTCGTCGCGGAAGGCACACCCGAGCACATCGCGGCGGTGCCGGAGAGCTACACGGGCGAGTTCCTCGGCCAGGTCCTCAACCCGGCCTGA
- a CDS encoding MBL fold metallo-hydrolase has product MNIADTYTGHVEPGGDAARRTLDALTITKLSVGPMDNNAYLLVCRTENEALLIDAANDPERISDLIGHGPDRPALRTVVTTHQHQDHWQALGAVAGANGSNTAAHPLDASPLPVPPDFLVEHGDTLKVGQVTLEVIHLRGHTPGSIALLYRDPAGHPHLFTGDSLFPGGVGKTSSPEDFTSLVDDVSARIFDELPDDTWFYPGHGDDSTLGAERPKLAEWRSRGW; this is encoded by the coding sequence GTGAACATCGCCGACACTTACACCGGGCACGTCGAACCGGGCGGCGACGCCGCCCGCCGGACGCTCGACGCGCTGACCATCACCAAGCTCTCCGTGGGGCCGATGGACAACAACGCGTACCTGCTCGTCTGCCGCACCGAGAACGAGGCGCTGCTGATCGACGCCGCCAACGACCCCGAGCGCATCTCCGACCTCATCGGCCACGGCCCCGACCGGCCGGCGCTGCGCACCGTCGTGACCACCCACCAGCACCAGGACCACTGGCAGGCCCTGGGCGCCGTCGCGGGCGCGAACGGCTCGAACACCGCCGCGCACCCGCTGGACGCCTCGCCGCTGCCCGTGCCACCGGACTTCCTGGTCGAGCACGGGGACACGCTGAAGGTGGGTCAGGTCACCCTCGAGGTGATCCACCTGCGCGGCCACACGCCGGGCTCCATCGCCCTGCTGTACCGCGACCCGGCCGGGCACCCGCATCTGTTCACGGGTGACTCGCTGTTCCCTGGTGGGGTGGGGAAGACTTCGTCGCCGGAGGACTTCACGTCGCTGGTGGACGACGTCTCGGCGCGGATCTTCGACGAACTGCCGGATGACACGTGGTTCTATCCGGGGCATGGGGATGATTCGACGTTGGGGGCGGAGCGGCCGAAGCTCGCGGAGTGGCGTTCACGCGGTTGGTGA